The following are from one region of the Rissa tridactyla isolate bRisTri1 chromosome 10, bRisTri1.patW.cur.20221130, whole genome shotgun sequence genome:
- the LOC128915839 gene encoding acylamino-acid-releasing enzyme-like isoform X1, translating into MQQPVLSSADEVVELYRELSRHPGLKAACLGPDVTTQYGGKYCSLYTEWSQRDLARAENVKFCRQYLIFHDGAAVVYSGPAGTCSEIKNELLSQESPSGALKAVLRKVPGKEKKEEKQFLEVWDQNCKVKSIDLTALDKHGTVYDDDHFGCLAWSHSETHLLYVAEKKRPKAESFFQSKAPELGGSSEDVGCPEKADVPLKGEQFVYHEDWGEALSKRSVPVLCVMDIEASSISVLEGIPEHLSPGQAFWSPDDTGVVFVGWWPEPFRLGLQHCTNRRSALFYVDLTSGACEPLSGNNMAVWSPRLSPDRCRIVYLENNVFGPHQQCSRLRMYDWYTKKTSTVLADVPRQTWGAFPGIYCSALPALCWAADSRRLVLDTAQRSQQDIFVVDTVTGATTLLTADAPQGSWSVLTIDRDILVARFSTPSCPHTLKVAVLPSAGLEAQVQWVCLQDAAPVPGISWSIRTLQPPPEQEHPQYKGLDFDAILLCPSEGPTTQKHPLVVMPHGGPHSIFTAGWMLYPAALCRMGFAVLLVNYRGSLGFGQDSVYSLPGNVGTQDVRDVQLCVERVLQESSLDAGRVALVGGSHGGFLACHLLGQFPDTYHACVVRNPVVNIASMVAATDIPDWCLTETGLPYTPDTLPDPAQWTEMLHKSPMRYIDRVRAPVLLMLGEDDQRVPPQQGLEYYRALKARGVPTRLLLYPGNGHALAGVEAEADGFMNMALWLVKHLQC; encoded by the exons atgcAGCAGCCG GTGCTGTCGAGCGCGGACGAGGTGGTGGAGCTGTACCGGGAGCTGAGCCGACACCCGGGGCTTAAAGCCGCTTGCCTTGGCCCCGATGTCACCACCCAGTATGGGGGCAAGTACTGCAGCCTCTACACTG AGTGGTCGCAGCGGGACCTGGCACGGGCTGAGAACGTCAAGTTCTGCCGCCAGTACCTGATCTTCCATGACGGGGCCGCCGTCGTCTACTCGGGGCCTGCTGGCACCTGCTCTGAGATCAAGAATGA GCTCCTGAGCCAGGAGTCCCCCAGTGGGGCACTGAAGGCCGTCCTGCGCAAGGTCCCCggcaaggagaagaaagaggagaagcagtTTCTGGAG GTCTGGGATCAGAACTGCAAGGTGAAGAGCATTGACCTGACAGCGCTGGACAAGCACGGCACCGTCTACGACGACG ACCACTTTGGCTGCCTGGCCTGGTCACACTCGGAGACCCACCTGCTCTATGTGGCGGAGAAGAAGCGTCCCAAGGCTGAGTCATTCTTCCAGAGCAAAGCCCCCGAGCTGGGCGGCTCCAGCGAGGATGTGGGGTGCCCTGAGAAGGCGGATGTGCCCCTCAAG GGCGAGCAGTTCGTGTACCACGAGGACTGGGGGGAAGCATTGAGTAAACGCAGCGTGCCCGTCCTCTGTGTCATGGATATTGAGGCCAGCAGCATCTCCGTGCTGGAGGGCATCCCAGAGCACCTCTCTCCCGGCCAG GCTTTCTGGTCCCCTGACGACACCGGCGTGGTGTTCGTGGGCTGGTGGCCTGAGCCCTTCCGCCTGGGGCTGCAGCATTGCACCAACCGCCG GTCAGCGCTCTTCTATGTGGACCTTACGAGTGGGGCATGCG AGCCACTCTCTGGGAACAACATGGCCGTGTGGTCCCCGCGGCTCAGCCCCGACCGCTGCCGCATCGTCTACCTGGAGAACAACGTCTTTGGCCCCCACCAGCAGTGCAGCCGCCTCCGCATG TACGACTGGTACACCAAGAAAACCAGCACAGTGCTGGCGGACGTGCCGCGGCAGACATGGG GCGCCTTCCCAGGCATCTACTGCAGCGCTCTGCCGGCGCTGTGCTGGGCGGCTGACAGCCGCAGGCTCGTGCTGGATACGGCCCAGCGCAGCCAGCAG GACATATTCGTGGTTGATACGGTGACGGGCGCCACAACCTTGCTGACCGCTG atgCCCCCCAGGGAAGTTGGTCTGTCCTCACCATCGACCGGGACATCTTGGTGGCCAGGTTCTCCACCCCTAGCTGCCCCCACACACTG AAAGTGGCTGTCCTGCCTAGCGCCGGCCTGGAGGCGCAGGTGCAGTGGGTCTGCCTGCAGGATGCCGCCCCCGTGCCCGGCATCAGCTGGAGCATCcgcaccctgcagcccccaccagAGCAGGAGCACCCCCAGTACA AGGGCCTGGACTTCGATGCCATCCTGCTGTGCCCGAGTGAGGGCCCCACCACCCAGAAGCACCCCCTGGTCGTGATGCCCCATG GGGGTCCCCACTCCATCTTCACGGCTGGGTGGATGCTGTACCCAGCGGCGCTGTGCCGTATGGGCTTCGCCGTGCTGCTGG TGAATTACCGCGGCTCGCTGGGCTTCGGCCAGGACAGCGTGTACTCCCTGCCGGGCAATGTGGGCACGCAGGATGTGCGCGATGTGCAG CTCTGCGTGGAGCGGGTGCTGCAGGAGTCATCGCTGGACGCTGGCCGGGTGGCACTTGTCGGTGGCTCACACGGAGGCTTCCTGGCGTGCCACCTCCTCGGCCAGTTCCCTGACACCTACCACGCCTGTGTAGTCCGCAACCCAGTGGTGAACATTGCCTCCATGGTGGCTGCCACCGACATCCCTGACTG GTGCCTGACAGAGACGGGGCTGCCCTACACGCCCGACACGCTGCCGGATCCGGCCCAGTGGACGGAGATGCTGCACAAGTCGCCCATGCGCTACATCGACCGG GTCCGTGCACCCGTGCTGCTGATGCTGGGGGAGGACGACCAGCGAGTGCCCCCCCAGCAGGGGCTGGAGTATTACCGTGCCCTCAAGGCCCGCGGGGTCCCCACGCG gctGCTCCTGTACCCGGGAAATGGCCACGCGCTGGCTGGCGTTGAGGCCGAAGCTGACGGCTTCATGAACATGGCACTGTGGCTGGTCAAGCACCTGCAGTGCTAA
- the LOC128915839 gene encoding acylamino-acid-releasing enzyme-like isoform X2, with product MQQPVLSSADEVVELYRELSRHPGLKAACLGPDVTTQYGGKYCSLYTEWSQRDLARAENVKFCRQYLIFHDGAAVVYSGPAGTCSEIKNELLSQESPSGALKAVLRKVPGKEKKEEKQFLEVWDQNCKVKSIDLTALDKHGTVYDDDHFGCLAWSHSETHLLYVAEKKRPKAESFFQSKAPELGGSSEDVGCPEKADVPLKGEQFVYHEDWGEALSKRSVPVLCVMDIEASSISVLEGIPEHLSPGQAFWSPDDTGVVFVGWWPEPFRLGLQHCTNRRSALFYVDLTSGACEPLSGNNMAVWSPRLSPDRCRIVYLENNVFGPHQQCSRLRMYDWYTKKTSTVLADVPRQTWGAFPGIYCSALPALCWAADSRRLVLDTAQRSQQDIFVVDTVTGATTLLTADAPQGSWSVLTIDRDILVARFSTPSCPHTLKVAVLPSAGLEAQVQWVCLQDAAPVPGISWSIRTLQPPPEQEHPQYKGLDFDAILLCPSEGPTTQKHPLVVMPHGGPHSIFTAGWMLYPAALCRMGFAVLLVNYRGSLGFGQDSVYSLPGNVGTQDVRDVQLCVERVLQESSLDAGRVALVGGSHGGFLACHLLGQFPDTYHACVVRNPVVNIASMVAATDIPD from the exons atgcAGCAGCCG GTGCTGTCGAGCGCGGACGAGGTGGTGGAGCTGTACCGGGAGCTGAGCCGACACCCGGGGCTTAAAGCCGCTTGCCTTGGCCCCGATGTCACCACCCAGTATGGGGGCAAGTACTGCAGCCTCTACACTG AGTGGTCGCAGCGGGACCTGGCACGGGCTGAGAACGTCAAGTTCTGCCGCCAGTACCTGATCTTCCATGACGGGGCCGCCGTCGTCTACTCGGGGCCTGCTGGCACCTGCTCTGAGATCAAGAATGA GCTCCTGAGCCAGGAGTCCCCCAGTGGGGCACTGAAGGCCGTCCTGCGCAAGGTCCCCggcaaggagaagaaagaggagaagcagtTTCTGGAG GTCTGGGATCAGAACTGCAAGGTGAAGAGCATTGACCTGACAGCGCTGGACAAGCACGGCACCGTCTACGACGACG ACCACTTTGGCTGCCTGGCCTGGTCACACTCGGAGACCCACCTGCTCTATGTGGCGGAGAAGAAGCGTCCCAAGGCTGAGTCATTCTTCCAGAGCAAAGCCCCCGAGCTGGGCGGCTCCAGCGAGGATGTGGGGTGCCCTGAGAAGGCGGATGTGCCCCTCAAG GGCGAGCAGTTCGTGTACCACGAGGACTGGGGGGAAGCATTGAGTAAACGCAGCGTGCCCGTCCTCTGTGTCATGGATATTGAGGCCAGCAGCATCTCCGTGCTGGAGGGCATCCCAGAGCACCTCTCTCCCGGCCAG GCTTTCTGGTCCCCTGACGACACCGGCGTGGTGTTCGTGGGCTGGTGGCCTGAGCCCTTCCGCCTGGGGCTGCAGCATTGCACCAACCGCCG GTCAGCGCTCTTCTATGTGGACCTTACGAGTGGGGCATGCG AGCCACTCTCTGGGAACAACATGGCCGTGTGGTCCCCGCGGCTCAGCCCCGACCGCTGCCGCATCGTCTACCTGGAGAACAACGTCTTTGGCCCCCACCAGCAGTGCAGCCGCCTCCGCATG TACGACTGGTACACCAAGAAAACCAGCACAGTGCTGGCGGACGTGCCGCGGCAGACATGGG GCGCCTTCCCAGGCATCTACTGCAGCGCTCTGCCGGCGCTGTGCTGGGCGGCTGACAGCCGCAGGCTCGTGCTGGATACGGCCCAGCGCAGCCAGCAG GACATATTCGTGGTTGATACGGTGACGGGCGCCACAACCTTGCTGACCGCTG atgCCCCCCAGGGAAGTTGGTCTGTCCTCACCATCGACCGGGACATCTTGGTGGCCAGGTTCTCCACCCCTAGCTGCCCCCACACACTG AAAGTGGCTGTCCTGCCTAGCGCCGGCCTGGAGGCGCAGGTGCAGTGGGTCTGCCTGCAGGATGCCGCCCCCGTGCCCGGCATCAGCTGGAGCATCcgcaccctgcagcccccaccagAGCAGGAGCACCCCCAGTACA AGGGCCTGGACTTCGATGCCATCCTGCTGTGCCCGAGTGAGGGCCCCACCACCCAGAAGCACCCCCTGGTCGTGATGCCCCATG GGGGTCCCCACTCCATCTTCACGGCTGGGTGGATGCTGTACCCAGCGGCGCTGTGCCGTATGGGCTTCGCCGTGCTGCTGG TGAATTACCGCGGCTCGCTGGGCTTCGGCCAGGACAGCGTGTACTCCCTGCCGGGCAATGTGGGCACGCAGGATGTGCGCGATGTGCAG CTCTGCGTGGAGCGGGTGCTGCAGGAGTCATCGCTGGACGCTGGCCGGGTGGCACTTGTCGGTGGCTCACACGGAGGCTTCCTGGCGTGCCACCTCCTCGGCCAGTTCCCTGACACCTACCACGCCTGTGTAGTCCGCAACCCAGTGGTGAACATTGCCTCCATGGTGGCTGCCACCGACATCCCTGACTG A